TAGGCCGGGTCGAGGTCGTAGCCGGCGTAGCGTCGCCCGGTGCGCACGGCGGCCACGGCGGTGGTGCCCGAGCCGAGGAAGGGATCGACCACGAGGTCGTCGGCGTAGGTGTAGAGCTCGATGAGCCGCTGGGGCAGGGCCACGGGGAACGGCGCCGGGTGGTCGACCCGCGAGGCCGACTCGGGCGGCAGCTCCCACAGGTCGAGGGTGGCGTCGAGGAACTCGTCGCCGGTGAGGGTGGAGGCGTGGGGCAGGCCCTGGGCCCGGCGCCCCACCGGGGGGACGGCCCGATCGAAGCGGCCCTTGCCGGCCACGATGACCCGCTCGGTGACGTCGCGGAGCACCGGGTTGGCCGGCTCCCGGTAGGTGCCCCAGGCGCAGTTGCCGCCGGCGCCCCGGGCCTTCACCCACACCACCTCGCCCCGGATGAGGAGCCCCAGGTCGTCCTGGAGGATCCGGATGACGTCGGCCGACAGCGACCGGTAGGGCTTGCGCCCGAGGTTGGCCACGTTGACGGCGATGCGCCCCCCGGGCTCGAGGACCCGCACGCACTCGGCGAACACGTCGCGGAGCATGGCCACGTACTCCACGTAGCTGGCCGGGATGTGGGGGTCGGCCGTGCCGGCGGGATCGGTCGGGTCGAGGACCTCGTAGGCCTTGCCGGCGAAGTAGGGCGGCGAGGTGACGACGAGGGCGACCGAGCCGTCCTTGAGCTCGCGCATGTCGCGGGCGTCGCCGTGGACCAGGGGCTCGTCGGGCACGTGGCGCACGACCGTGTCGTCGGCGCTCACCTCCGGCGGGGTGAAGCGGGCGTAGAAGTCGGTGGCGTCGTGGCTCTCGCGCCGGCCCACGCCGAAGGCGGAGGTGGCCGTGGGACGGCGGGGGCGGGCAGCCATGGGGGAACCCTACCGAGGGGGTGCGACAGCGGCCCCGGACCGCACCTCCGGCGCCCGGGCCGGCGCCGGGGGGCCACTAGCCTCGCCGCCGGCCCACCCTGCCCCCCGGAGGTCCCATGGCCGACCACGACCCGAGCGCGGAGAGCGACGCGGCGCGCCTGGTGGAGGAGGTGGCCGCCCGGGCCGAGGCCACCGCCGCCCCGGCGACGGCCCCGGCGGGTCCCCGGCGGTCCGCGGAGGAGATGCGGGCCGAGATGGCCGACGCCCGGCACCGCCTGGAGACGGCGTGGCACACCTCCGACAGCGGCACCGAGATCCCCGACAGCGCCCGGCTGCGGCAGGTGAAGCGGGCCGTGATGGTCGGGCTGCGGCCGGTCACCTCCCACCAGATCCCGTTCAACCGGGAGGTCGTGGTCGCCGTCGACCGGCTGGCCAACGTGGTCGAGGGCGTGGCCACCCAGGTCGAGGGGGCCGAGGAGCGGGTCGACGACCGGCTCAAGCGGGTCGAGGCCGGCATCGCGACCGTCGACGTGGCCGGGGCCGACGCCGAGGCCGAGGTGGCCCTGCTCCGGTCCACCTGCGACGAGCTCGCCCGCCGCCTCGAGGCCGCCGAGGCCGCCCTGGTCGAGCAGCGGCGGGCCCTGGCTGCGGCCCGGGCGCGGGAGGACCTGGTGCTGCGGGCCGCGCGCGACCTGGCCGGCGACGCCGGCCGCACCGCCCTCGCCGAGGAGGCCGACGCGGCCGACGCCGCCCTGGTGGGGCGCCTGGCCGCGGCCGGACGCCCCGGCCCCGAGGCCCTGCGGGCCCAGGCCCGGGCAGTGGTCGACGCCGTGGCCGAGGCCGCCGTCGCCGCGCCGGTGCTCGACCTGGCCTCGGCCGGCGGCGAGTGGCTCGACGCCTGGTCGGCCCGAGGCATCGAGGTCACCGGCGTGGAGCCCGACGCGGGTGCGGCGGAGACGCTGCGCGCCCGGGGCCACGACGTCGAGCGGGCCGACCCCGTCGCCCACCTGGCCTCCCGGCCGGCGGGCTCGCTGGGCGCGGTCACCGCCGCGGTCCTGGCCGACGTCGTCCCCCTCGCCGAGCTGGTCACCCTGGTCGACTCGGCCCGCGAGGCCCTCCGCCCGGGCGGTGTGCTCGTCCTTGCCGTGGCCGACCCGGCCGGGCAGGCCGCGGGCGACGGGCAGTGGGCCGACCCCCGCCGCCGCCCGGTGCACCCCCGCACCCTCACCCTGCTCGCCCTCGAGCGAGGCTGGGCCGAGGCCGACCTGGCCGCCCTCGACGACGAGGCCGGGGCGAGCCACGTGCTCGTCGCCCGCACCGCGGGCGCGGCGCCGACGCGGTGACCGGACCGGTCGCACCCCACCCATGAGCGCCGTCGCGCCGCTGCGCCCCGGGCTCCGCATCGGCGTCCTCAAGCCCGAGGTCGGGGTGACCGGCGGCTTCGAGCGGGTCGTCGGCCGGGTGGAGGCCGCCCTGCGCGCCGACGGCCACGAGGTGGTGCGCACCTCGGTCGACCTCAACGCCGTGCCCCACCGCCCCTTCGGGGTCGAGGTCCCCGACGCGGCGTGGGCCGCGGCGCCCGAGTACTTCCGCCACCTCGCCGGGGTGGAGGCCTTCGAGGCGGTGGGCACCAGCCACCTCGACGCGGTCATCTCCACCCAGCCGCCGTCGTTCGCCACGCCGCACCCCCACCACCTGAGCCTCTTCTTCCACCACCACCGCGTGTACTACGACCTCGAGGACGTCTTCATCGAGGCCGGCTACGCCGCCGACCCCGAGCTCCACCGCCGGGCCGCGGCCCGGGTGCGGGCCCTCGACCAGCCCCGCCTCGACGCGGTGACCTGGTTCGCGGCGGGCTCGGAGACGGTGCGGAGGCGCCTGGGCCGCTTCAACGGCATCGACCGGGTGTCGCTGTTCCACGCCGGGCGCGCCGTCGGCGCCGAGGTCGACGCCCCTCCGCCCGACGCCCCCCGCCGGGGGCCGGTCCTCTGCGTGGGCCGCTTCGAGTTCCCCAAGCGGCCCGAGCTGTTCGTCGCCGCGCTGCGCCGCCTGCCCCAGGTGCCGGCGACCCTCGTCGGCGTCGGGGGCCGCACCGCCTGGGTCCGCGCCGTCGACCACCGCCTGGCCCGGACGGGCACCGACCTCGACGCGGTGGACGAGCGGGCCCTCTGGTGCTGCACCGGCCAGGACGTCACCGACCCTGCGCCGGAGGGCTGGGCATCGAACATCGCCCTGGCCGGGTCGGTCGACGACGCCACCCTCACCCACCTCTACGCCACCGCCCCGTGCGTGGTGGCCCCCGCCCTCGACGAGGACTACGGCCTCACCGCGGTGGAGGCCATGGCCCACGGCGCCCCCGTGGTGGTGTGCGAGGACGGCGGCGGCCTGGCCGACCTGGTCGACCACGAGGTCGACGGCCTGGTGGTGCCCCCGACCGGAGCGGCCCTGGCCGGCGCGGTCGAGCGCATCCTCACCGACCCCGACCTGGCCGCCACCCTGTCCGCCGGGGCGCGCGCCCGCGCCGCCGGGGTCACCTGGGCCCGGGCCGAGGACGAGGTCCGCCTGGCGCTGGCGATCGCCCTCGACGCGGCCGAGCCGGCGACGGCGGTGGGCTGATGGCGGCGCGCAAGGTGGCGATCGTCGCCCCCACGCCCGTCCCGTTCACCCGGGGCGGGGCCGAGCGGGCCTGGTCCGGGCTCCACGCCGCCCTGCTCGACGCCGGCCACGACGCCGAGCTGGTGAAGCTGCCGGTGCGGGAGACCACCCTCGCCCAGGTCGCCTCGGGCTACCGCGACTTCTCGACCCTCGACCTCGACCACTTCGACGTCGTCATCAGCTCCAAGTACCCGGCGTGGATCACGCCCCACCGCCACCACGTGCTGTGGATGTTCCACCCGCTCCGCGGCCTCTACGACACGTACCACCTCTTCGGGCTGCCCACCGCGCCGGGACGGGTGCAACCCGCGACCGCGGCCCTGCTCGAGGCGGTCCGCCGCCCGCCCCGGCGGGCCGACGTGGCCGAGGTGCTCGACCGGGTCGACGCCGCCGTCGCCGACCTCGGGGCCGACCACCCCGACCTGGCCCTGCCCGGACCGGTGAGCCGCCTGGTCGTGCGCTGGCTCGACCGGGTGGCCCTCGACCCCGTCGAGGTGGCCCGCCACGTCGCCCTGTCCCGCACCGTCGCGGCCCGCGCCGGCTACCTGCCCGAGGGGGTGGCGGCGCGGGTCGCCTACGCCCCGCCGGACCTGGAGCCGCCCGCCGCACCCCGGCCCCCGGGGCGCCACCTGTTCACCGCCAGCCGGCTCGACGGGCCCAAGCGCCTCGACCTGCTGGTCCGGGCCATGGCCCACGTCCCGGGCGACGTCGAGCTCCACATCGGCGGCACCGGCCCCGAGGAGGAGCGCCTCCGCGCCCTGGCGGCCGGCGACCCGCGCATCCGGTTCCTCGGTTTCATCCCCGACGAGGAGCTGGGCACCCGCTACGCCGACGCCCTGGCCGTGCCGTTCCTGCCCCTCGACGAGGACTACGGGCTCATCACCGTGGAGGCCCTGGCGGCCGGCACCCCGGTGGTGACGACGAGCGACAGCGGCGGGCCGGCCGAGCTGGTCCGCCACGGCGTCGACGGGGCGGTGGTCGACCCCGACCCCGTCGCCCTGGGCCGGGCCCTCGCCGCCCTGGCCACCGACCCGGCCCGGGCCCGGGCCATGGGCGAGGAGGGCCGGCGCCACACCGCCCGCATCACCTGGCCCAACGTGGTGCGCACCCTGCTCGGCCCGGAGGAGGCCGCCGGGGGCGACGGCGCCACCACCCCGGACCGGGCCCGCCGGCCGGGGCGGCGCCGGGTCGTCGTGCTCACGACCTTCCGCGTCGCCGACCGGGCCCACGGGGGCCAGCTCCGCAGCTACCACCTCTACGGCGGCCTGGCCCGCCACGCCGACGTGGAGGTGGTGAGCCTCACCGACGGCGGCCGCAGCGGGTCGGTGGCCCTGGGCCCCGGCTTCGTGGAGACGGCGGTGCCCATCAGCGCGGCCCAGCGGACCGCAGCCGAGCAGGCCACCCTCGAGGTGGGGATCCCGGTCAGCGACCTCACCGCGGGGGAGGCCATCGCCCTGACGCCCGAGTACCTGCGCCAGCTGCGCGACGCGTGTCGCACCGCCGACGCCGTGGTCCTGGCCGAGCCCTACCTCCTCCCCGCCCTCGACGCAGCCGGGATCGACCTGCCCTTCGTCTACGACGCGTTCAACGTCGAGGTCGACCTCAAGGCCGCCATCCTCCCCCCGACCCCCGCCGGCTCGGCGGTGCTGTCGCGGGTGGCCGCGGTCGAGCTGGCCGCGGCGCGCCGGGCGGCGGCGATCACCGCCTGCAGCCTCCCCGATGCCCACCGCCTGGCCGCGCTGGCCGGCCGCCGGTCGTCCGACGCCGTCGTCGTCCCCAACGGCACCGACTGCGCGGCGACCACGCCGGTCGCCCCCGAGGTCCGGGCCCGCCGGGCCCAGCGCTGGCTGGACCGCTACCGCGACGTCGACGGCCGGGCCGGCGACGTCGAGTCCCTCGCCGTGTTCTTCGGCAGCTGGCACCCGCCCAACCTCGACGCCGCCCGCCGCATCATCGAGCTGGCCCCCGAGGTGCCCGAGGTGCTCTTCGTCCTGGGCGGGCGCCACGGCGACGCCTTCGCCGGCCAGGCCACCCCGGCCAACCTGGTCCTGGCCGGCCGGGTGAGCGACCGAGCGCGCGACGTCCTGCTGGGCACCGCCCACCTGGCCCTCAACCCGATGGCCACGGGCTCGGGCACCAACCTCAAGGTGCTCGAGTACCTCGCCGCCGGGGTCCCGGTGGTGACCACCGCCTTCGGCATCCGCGGCCTCGACCTGGTCGACCGGGAGCACCTCCTCGTCGGGGCGCCCGAGGGCTTCGGCGGGGCGGTCCGCACCGCCCTGGCCGACCCCGAGGCCGCGTCGACCCGGGCCGAGGCCGGGCGGCGACGGGTCGAGGAGCTCTACGACTGGCCCCGGCTCGCGGACCGCCTGGCCGAGGTCGTGGCCCGGGTCACAGGCGCGCCGGCGGCCGGGCCACAGGCCTCGGTGCGCTGAGGTCGACGGGGCGGGGCCCACTACGGTTGTCCCGCGGCCGGACGACGAGGTCCGGCGCCCCGGGCGACCAGATCGGAGACGTCGTGCCGCACCGTCAGCCCCCAGCCCCGAGCCGCCGCCGGTGACCGCCACCGCCCCCCCGGACCACGAGGTCGGCACCCTCACGCCGGAGGCCCACCCCGACGTCGCCCCGGCGCTCGAGGTCTCCAAGCGACCCAACCCCCTCCAGCGCCTGGCCAACGTGTGGCGCTACCGGGAGCTGCTCGGGAACCTCACCCGCAAGGAGCTGAAGGTCAAGTACAAGAACAGCGTCCTCGGCTTCGTGTGGACGCTGCTCAACCCCGCCCTCTACCTCGTCGTCTTCTCGGTGGTCTTCGCCGAGGTGCTGCGGGTGCAGGTGCCGTACTACGCCATCTTCTTCCTGTCCGGCCTGCTGGTGTGGAACTTCTTCTCCACCTCGCTCGGCGCGGGCACCGGCTCGATCACCATGAACGCCCAGCTGGTGCAGAAGGTGTGGTTCCCCCGCGAGATCCTCCCCCTCGCCTCCATCGGCGCCGCCATCGTCCACTTCTTCCTCCAGGCCACGGTGCTGATCGCCGCCCTGGCCCTCTTCCGCCGGGCCCCCTCGCTCGACTACCTGCCCGCCCTGCCGCTCGCCGTCGTCGTGCTGCTGCTCCTGGCCTCGGCCCTGGCCATCGCCCTCAGCGCGATCAACGTCTACCTCCGCGACACCGAGCACCTGCTGGAGCTGGCCCTGCTCGCCTGGTTCTGGCTCTCGTGCATCGTCTACCCCTACCGCCTGGTGGTCGAGCGCCTCGGCCCGGGCCGGGAGTGGATGGCGTCGCTCAACCCCGTCATCCCCATCGTCACCACCTTCCAACGGGTGCTCTACAACCCGGAGCCGGTGAACTTCGGCTGGTACATCAACCAGCCCTCCGACGGGAGCATGTCGGGCACCGACCCCGCCAACGTGGTCCCCGACATCACCGCCCCGGCGCTCATCACCCACCCGCTCAGCTGGTACATCACCCGCCTGTCGGTGGTGGGGGTCGTCGCCATCGCCCTCCTCCTCGGCGCCCTCTGGCTGTTCGGGCGCCTGGAGGACGACATGGCCGAGGAGATCTGAGCCGTGGGCACCGCCAACGCCGTCTCGATCGACTCCGTCAGCAAGATGTTCAAGCTGGCGCGCGACAAGCCGACCTCGGCCAAGGAGCGCGTCATCCGGGCCGGCCGGGTGCGCTGGGAGGAGTTCCACGCCCTCTCCGACGTGTCCTTCGACGTGGCCCAGGGCGAGACGCTGGCCATGCTCGGTCACAACGGCAGCGGCAAGTCGACCCTGCTCAAGTGCGTGGCCGGCACGCTGCGGCCCACGTCGGGCACCATCACCACCCGGGGCCGCCTCGCCGCCCTGCTGGAGCTGGGGGCCGGGTTCCACCCCGACCTCACCGGGCGGGAGAACGTCTACCTGAACGGCTCGATCCTCGGGTTCTCCAAGACCCAGATCGACGAGATCTTCGACGACGTGGTCGACTTCGCCGAGCTCGACGAGTTCATCGACCAGCAGGTGAAGCACTTCTCCTCGGGCATGTACGCCCGCCTCGGCTTCGCCGTGGCCATCAACGTCGAGCCCGACATCCTCCTGGTCGACGAGGTCCTCTCGGTCGGCGACGAGGCCTTCCAGCGCAAGTGCATCGACCGCATCCGCCGCATGCAGCGCGAGGGCCGCACCATCCTCGTGGTCACCCACGCCACCGACATGGTGCGCATGATCTGCGACCGGGCCGTGGTCCTCGACCACGGCCTGAAGATCGCCGACGGGCCCCCGGGCGAGGCCATCCGGGCCTTCCGCGACGCCCTGGCGGCCCGGGGCGTCGAGATCCCCCTCGACGCCGAGGACGCCGACCACACCCCCCCGGTGGCGGTCGACCCCACCACCGGGCAGGTGCCGGTCATCACCACGCCCCAGCTGGTGGCCGACCCCGACGCCACCGTGTCCATCCGCCACGTCATCCCCGAGTACCCCGACCCCGAGGCCGGCCACCTGCTCCCGGGCCAGCCCCTGCGCCTCCGGGTCGGCTACCAGGCCACCGGCCTGATCGACGACGTCGCCTTCGCCCTCGAGATCTTCGACGAGCGGGGCACCCGGCTCATGGGCACCACCACCGACGTGCTCGAGCAGTACATCCACGCCGTCGACGGCGAGGGCGAGGTGGTCTTCGCCTTCGAGCAGATCCCGCTGCTCGACGGGCGCTTCCCGCTGACGGTGGCCATCCACTCCCACGACGGCGGCAAGGTCTACGACGAGCGCGAGTACCAGGACGCCATCGTGGTCATGAACCCCAGCCGCACCCGCGGCATCGTGCACTTCCCCGCCAAGGTCGAGCACATCTTCGACTTCTAGGGGTTTCGTCGTCGCTCGCTCGCTGCGCTCGCTCCGCTCCGACGAGCTGAGGGGACTCGCTGCGCTCGCGCCGAGGGATCCCGGAGGGTGGCGGCTCGTCCCTCGCAGCCACCCTCCTCTGCGGGGGGAGACCCCCCGCACCCCCCAGCGGATGCGCCGGCTGCAGACCGAATCGACGGGTCCGAGCCTTCTGGGGGGGGCGGCGGGTCAGGGCGTGAGCAGAAGGCCTCCGGACACAAGCTGATCGCGGGGCTAGGTGCCGGGGGTGGGGTAGGCGACGAAGTAGAAGTCGAT
Above is a window of Iamia majanohamensis DNA encoding:
- a CDS encoding DNA-methyltransferase; the protein is MAARPRRPTATSAFGVGRRESHDATDFYARFTPPEVSADDTVVRHVPDEPLVHGDARDMRELKDGSVALVVTSPPYFAGKAYEVLDPTDPAGTADPHIPASYVEYVAMLRDVFAECVRVLEPGGRIAVNVANLGRKPYRSLSADVIRILQDDLGLLIRGEVVWVKARGAGGNCAWGTYREPANPVLRDVTERVIVAGKGRFDRAVPPVGRRAQGLPHASTLTGDEFLDATLDLWELPPESASRVDHPAPFPVALPQRLIELYTYADDLVVDPFLGSGTTAVAAVRTGRRYAGYDLDPAYVATARRRVEAEHSAVAARVADPATVAVHEARVRGTAMKRLAAEVLVEAGFTAVRENARVPGVGIVIPLTAEDQAGRLWLFDTAGGFTVAPSGLARTDVAMTAIGRGTVVAGVTGEPPVLLVPALPSTRSGIDRALRRAGPGSLFDVVEVLAPESRRRLAAYASGTVDAPLAGFWKADDLRP
- a CDS encoding methyltransferase domain-containing protein gives rise to the protein MADHDPSAESDAARLVEEVAARAEATAAPATAPAGPRRSAEEMRAEMADARHRLETAWHTSDSGTEIPDSARLRQVKRAVMVGLRPVTSHQIPFNREVVVAVDRLANVVEGVATQVEGAEERVDDRLKRVEAGIATVDVAGADAEAEVALLRSTCDELARRLEAAEAALVEQRRALAAARAREDLVLRAARDLAGDAGRTALAEEADAADAALVGRLAAAGRPGPEALRAQARAVVDAVAEAAVAAPVLDLASAGGEWLDAWSARGIEVTGVEPDAGAAETLRARGHDVERADPVAHLASRPAGSLGAVTAAVLADVVPLAELVTLVDSAREALRPGGVLVLAVADPAGQAAGDGQWADPRRRPVHPRTLTLLALERGWAEADLAALDDEAGASHVLVARTAGAAPTR
- a CDS encoding glycosyltransferase family 4 protein, which codes for MSAVAPLRPGLRIGVLKPEVGVTGGFERVVGRVEAALRADGHEVVRTSVDLNAVPHRPFGVEVPDAAWAAAPEYFRHLAGVEAFEAVGTSHLDAVISTQPPSFATPHPHHLSLFFHHHRVYYDLEDVFIEAGYAADPELHRRAAARVRALDQPRLDAVTWFAAGSETVRRRLGRFNGIDRVSLFHAGRAVGAEVDAPPPDAPRRGPVLCVGRFEFPKRPELFVAALRRLPQVPATLVGVGGRTAWVRAVDHRLARTGTDLDAVDERALWCCTGQDVTDPAPEGWASNIALAGSVDDATLTHLYATAPCVVAPALDEDYGLTAVEAMAHGAPVVVCEDGGGLADLVDHEVDGLVVPPTGAALAGAVERILTDPDLAATLSAGARARAAGVTWARAEDEVRLALAIALDAAEPATAVG
- a CDS encoding glycosyltransferase family 4 protein — encoded protein: MAARKVAIVAPTPVPFTRGGAERAWSGLHAALLDAGHDAELVKLPVRETTLAQVASGYRDFSTLDLDHFDVVISSKYPAWITPHRHHVLWMFHPLRGLYDTYHLFGLPTAPGRVQPATAALLEAVRRPPRRADVAEVLDRVDAAVADLGADHPDLALPGPVSRLVVRWLDRVALDPVEVARHVALSRTVAARAGYLPEGVAARVAYAPPDLEPPAAPRPPGRHLFTASRLDGPKRLDLLVRAMAHVPGDVELHIGGTGPEEERLRALAAGDPRIRFLGFIPDEELGTRYADALAVPFLPLDEDYGLITVEALAAGTPVVTTSDSGGPAELVRHGVDGAVVDPDPVALGRALAALATDPARARAMGEEGRRHTARITWPNVVRTLLGPEEAAGGDGATTPDRARRPGRRRVVVLTTFRVADRAHGGQLRSYHLYGGLARHADVEVVSLTDGGRSGSVALGPGFVETAVPISAAQRTAAEQATLEVGIPVSDLTAGEAIALTPEYLRQLRDACRTADAVVLAEPYLLPALDAAGIDLPFVYDAFNVEVDLKAAILPPTPAGSAVLSRVAAVELAAARRAAAITACSLPDAHRLAALAGRRSSDAVVVPNGTDCAATTPVAPEVRARRAQRWLDRYRDVDGRAGDVESLAVFFGSWHPPNLDAARRIIELAPEVPEVLFVLGGRHGDAFAGQATPANLVLAGRVSDRARDVLLGTAHLALNPMATGSGTNLKVLEYLAAGVPVVTTAFGIRGLDLVDREHLLVGAPEGFGGAVRTALADPEAASTRAEAGRRRVEELYDWPRLADRLAEVVARVTGAPAAGPQASVR
- a CDS encoding ABC transporter permease — protein: MTATAPPDHEVGTLTPEAHPDVAPALEVSKRPNPLQRLANVWRYRELLGNLTRKELKVKYKNSVLGFVWTLLNPALYLVVFSVVFAEVLRVQVPYYAIFFLSGLLVWNFFSTSLGAGTGSITMNAQLVQKVWFPREILPLASIGAAIVHFFLQATVLIAALALFRRAPSLDYLPALPLAVVVLLLLASALAIALSAINVYLRDTEHLLELALLAWFWLSCIVYPYRLVVERLGPGREWMASLNPVIPIVTTFQRVLYNPEPVNFGWYINQPSDGSMSGTDPANVVPDITAPALITHPLSWYITRLSVVGVVAIALLLGALWLFGRLEDDMAEEI
- a CDS encoding ABC transporter ATP-binding protein is translated as MGTANAVSIDSVSKMFKLARDKPTSAKERVIRAGRVRWEEFHALSDVSFDVAQGETLAMLGHNGSGKSTLLKCVAGTLRPTSGTITTRGRLAALLELGAGFHPDLTGRENVYLNGSILGFSKTQIDEIFDDVVDFAELDEFIDQQVKHFSSGMYARLGFAVAINVEPDILLVDEVLSVGDEAFQRKCIDRIRRMQREGRTILVVTHATDMVRMICDRAVVLDHGLKIADGPPGEAIRAFRDALAARGVEIPLDAEDADHTPPVAVDPTTGQVPVITTPQLVADPDATVSIRHVIPEYPDPEAGHLLPGQPLRLRVGYQATGLIDDVAFALEIFDERGTRLMGTTTDVLEQYIHAVDGEGEVVFAFEQIPLLDGRFPLTVAIHSHDGGKVYDEREYQDAIVVMNPSRTRGIVHFPAKVEHIFDF